One Alkalicoccus halolimnae DNA segment encodes these proteins:
- the uraH gene encoding hydroxyisourate hydrolase: protein MSGKLTTHVLDTSIGRPASGILVELWRYEPKAGEFQKICEGRVKENGRFDKPLLEGTEMRTGRYEMLFHVYDYFQSQEVYQTEPPFYNVIPVSFGIADAAEHYHVPLLIAPGGYSTYRGS, encoded by the coding sequence ATGAGCGGAAAACTGACAACACATGTGCTTGATACGAGTATTGGCAGACCAGCATCCGGCATATTAGTGGAATTGTGGAGATATGAACCGAAAGCGGGGGAGTTCCAGAAAATTTGTGAAGGAAGAGTAAAGGAAAATGGCCGATTTGACAAGCCGCTTCTCGAAGGAACGGAAATGAGAACTGGAAGATATGAAATGCTGTTCCACGTTTATGACTATTTTCAATCGCAGGAGGTGTATCAGACAGAGCCGCCTTTTTATAATGTGATTCCTGTCAGTTTCGGGATTGCTGATGCTGCTGAACATTATCACGTGCCGCTTCTCATCGCCCCGGGAGGCTACAGTACATACCGGGGAAGCTGA
- a CDS encoding (2Fe-2S)-binding protein: MSQPINAEELTVGKKAAIRLTVNGKSYELEIEPSRRLVDVLRCDLDLTGTKISCGVGRCGACMVLLDGKPFNSCLTMAYQCEGMRIETIEGIENKEITNAFLEEGALQCGYCTPGMVISLQGELEKNSHPTEEELKECLTGNICRCTGYGGIQRVLKRLEEERRKQ, from the coding sequence ATGAGTCAGCCAATAAATGCGGAAGAATTAACGGTGGGAAAAAAAGCAGCCATAAGGCTTACTGTAAACGGAAAATCCTACGAACTTGAAATTGAACCATCCCGCCGTCTCGTGGACGTACTGCGCTGCGATCTGGACCTGACTGGCACGAAAATTTCCTGCGGGGTTGGCCGCTGCGGGGCCTGTATGGTGCTGCTGGATGGAAAGCCGTTCAACTCCTGTCTGACGATGGCCTATCAGTGTGAAGGCATGCGTATTGAAACGATTGAAGGAATCGAAAATAAGGAAATAACCAATGCATTTCTGGAAGAAGGAGCACTGCAATGCGGCTATTGCACACCGGGCATGGTCATTTCTCTTCAAGGCGAACTTGAGAAAAACAGTCATCCGACAGAAGAGGAACTGAAAGAATGCCTGACCGGAAATATATGCCGGTGTACCGGTTATGGAGGAATTCAGCGGGTGCTTAAGCGTCTGGAAGAGGAAAGGAGGAAACAATGA
- the allB gene encoding allantoinase AllB has translation MELLIQNAEIYRGKNWETKDLFLKDGKIQQILPKGSGRSENKWNAAGQKVLPGLLDIHVHLNEPGRADWEGMKTGTAALAAGGVTTFFDMPLNCSPPTATAERVREKQRLAERKSLINSGWWGALLPGHLKDLPEMKEAGVIGFKTFMSASGIEEFPHAEDGFLLEGMEKIASLGMVLAVHAESNAVINYLTAKVKAENGAAMLDYAKTRPPAAEAEAVQRILAFAEVTGCSVHICHVSSEAVVRIIAEAKRRGIDVTAETCPHYLCFSLEEAAQIGSAAKCAPPIRSDKEALWQALRDGDLDFVSSDHSPSPPHMKKGNLFDSWGGVAGAQQTIDVLLTEGFHKRNIPLEEILPWVTTNPAARFGFRGRKGQIEEGADADLTIVNTEEKWVLKEEDLYQRHKVSPYLGKTFTGKVTCTIVGGIVVYKP, from the coding sequence ATGGAGCTGCTTATCCAGAACGCAGAAATTTATAGAGGGAAAAACTGGGAGACAAAAGACCTGTTTCTCAAAGACGGAAAAATACAGCAGATTCTTCCGAAAGGTTCCGGCCGTTCAGAAAATAAATGGAATGCAGCAGGACAAAAAGTACTTCCAGGCCTACTTGATATCCATGTTCACTTAAATGAGCCCGGTCGTGCAGATTGGGAAGGGATGAAAACCGGAACGGCTGCTTTAGCTGCAGGAGGAGTTACTACCTTTTTTGATATGCCGCTGAACTGCAGTCCGCCGACAGCTACAGCGGAGCGGGTACGCGAAAAGCAGCGGCTGGCAGAAAGGAAGTCCCTGATAAACAGCGGCTGGTGGGGAGCTTTACTGCCTGGGCACCTCAAGGATTTACCCGAGATGAAAGAAGCCGGAGTTATCGGTTTTAAAACGTTTATGTCTGCCTCAGGCATCGAGGAATTCCCCCATGCCGAGGACGGATTTCTCCTGGAGGGAATGGAGAAAATTGCTTCACTCGGTATGGTGCTGGCCGTGCATGCAGAATCCAATGCGGTTATTAATTATTTAACGGCAAAAGTGAAGGCGGAAAACGGGGCTGCTATGCTTGATTATGCAAAGACAAGACCGCCGGCAGCGGAAGCAGAGGCAGTGCAGCGCATCCTCGCATTCGCCGAAGTAACAGGATGTTCCGTACATATCTGTCATGTAAGCAGCGAAGCGGTAGTCCGGATTATAGCTGAAGCCAAGAGACGGGGAATAGATGTAACCGCAGAGACGTGCCCCCATTATTTATGCTTTTCCCTTGAAGAAGCGGCGCAAATAGGGTCAGCGGCTAAATGTGCCCCGCCGATTCGTTCCGACAAAGAGGCGCTGTGGCAGGCTCTTCGGGACGGGGATCTGGACTTCGTCAGTTCCGATCATTCTCCTTCGCCGCCCCACATGAAAAAGGGAAACCTGTTTGACAGCTGGGGAGGGGTAGCCGGGGCACAGCAGACGATTGATGTCCTGTTAACAGAAGGTTTTCACAAAAGAAACATTCCGCTTGAAGAAATCCTTCCATGGGTGACAACGAATCCCGCAGCCCGCTTTGGTTTCCGGGGCAGAAAAGGACAGATTGAAGAAGGCGCAGATGCCGATCTGACCATTGTTAACACAGAAGAAAAATGGGTGCTGAAAGAGGAGGATCTGTACCAGCGTCATAAAGTTTCTCCTTATCTGGGAAAAACGTTTACGGGAAAAGTTACCTGCACGATCGTTGGAGGAATCGTTGTTTACAAGCCGTAA
- a CDS encoding pyridoxal-phosphate-dependent aminotransferase family protein, translating to MNRFIPPKRTIMTPGPVEADPRVLQALSNPIIGQFDPVFTDLMNQTMEAVRRLFLTDNQWAFPIDGTSRSGMEAVMCSLIEPGDKVLVPIFGRFGYLLTEIAERCGASVHVIEKPWGEVFDPQEVTDEIKRLNPKITAIVHGETSTGCLQPLKDIGRFCRSTDRLFIVDAVATVGGVELRMDDWYIDAIAGGTQKCISGPSGSSPISYNSRAEKVMQERKQVEKGIRSEKEDAADHSRRIQSNYLDLTQLQDYWSPRRLNHHTEATSMLYALYESLRVIEEEGLEARISRHLSHEKAIAAGIKAMGLTIYNDHSWKLPVVTCVTVPDHVDEAGVRRMMLEEFGVEIASSFGPLQGKIWRIGAMGYSARKENVYHVLFALEAALLAHGFEANRGEAVQTALKMYTGVTASA from the coding sequence ATGAATAGATTCATCCCGCCGAAGCGGACGATTATGACCCCGGGTCCCGTTGAGGCGGATCCCAGAGTGCTTCAGGCCTTAAGCAACCCAATTATTGGTCAGTTTGACCCTGTTTTTACCGACTTGATGAATCAGACGATGGAAGCAGTCCGCCGCCTCTTTTTAACGGATAACCAGTGGGCCTTTCCAATAGACGGCACCTCGCGCTCCGGTATGGAAGCAGTGATGTGCAGTTTAATTGAGCCGGGGGATAAAGTGCTCGTACCCATTTTTGGACGCTTCGGCTACCTTCTGACTGAAATTGCTGAGCGCTGCGGCGCTTCGGTACACGTGATTGAAAAACCGTGGGGGGAAGTTTTTGACCCCCAGGAAGTGACTGACGAAATAAAACGGCTGAATCCGAAAATTACTGCGATTGTTCATGGAGAAACCTCTACAGGCTGTCTGCAGCCTTTGAAAGATATCGGCCGATTCTGCCGAAGCACGGACCGGCTGTTTATCGTTGACGCCGTCGCTACCGTCGGCGGAGTCGAGCTTCGTATGGACGACTGGTATATTGATGCGATAGCAGGCGGAACCCAGAAATGCATTTCCGGACCTTCCGGGTCTTCCCCCATCTCCTATAACAGCAGAGCAGAGAAGGTTATGCAGGAACGAAAGCAGGTGGAAAAAGGGATCCGCAGTGAAAAAGAAGATGCCGCCGATCACAGCCGCAGAATACAAAGCAACTACCTGGATTTGACTCAGCTCCAGGATTATTGGAGCCCGCGGCGGCTTAATCATCACACCGAAGCTACTTCCATGCTCTATGCCCTTTATGAAAGCCTTCGTGTTATCGAGGAAGAAGGACTGGAAGCAAGAATTTCCCGGCACCTCTCTCATGAAAAAGCAATTGCTGCAGGCATCAAAGCAATGGGACTAACGATTTACAACGACCACAGCTGGAAACTTCCGGTCGTCACCTGTGTGACTGTCCCTGATCATGTTGACGAAGCCGGCGTACGCAGGATGATGCTGGAAGAATTCGGCGTGGAAATTGCTTCCTCGTTCGGGCCACTGCAGGGAAAAATATGGCGGATCGGTGCAATGGGCTACAGTGCCCGAAAAGAAAATGTCTATCACGTTCTTTTTGCGCTGGAAGCTGCTCTCCTTGCTCATGGGTTTGAAGCGAATCGCGGCGAAGCCGTCCAGACCGCTTTGAAAATGTATACAGGCGTTACCGCTTCCGCCTGA
- a CDS encoding XdhC family protein, whose amino-acid sequence MNEMHGFLQAIRQKPDEKFVMATVVHVEGSAYRKEGAKMLIRRNGMETGLVSGGCLEEDLAHRAESVMKHGDPELHIYDMRREDDSGWGKGAGCNGCIYLFLERICWNEQLDVWKPILEKLEQGESVVTFRRGPPGKAELNSKEQEQVELQWKERKAASLLNWEEPYLLMEIYEPREKLFVFGGGRDAEPVVRQAAALDFDVIVVDPRPSRCHNAHFPDASGFECMSPRQFFKEQTITGESYVLVMTHSFEDDRTIMEHLLHRQDLAYLGILGPKKRTERLAGSTDLPDWLHSPIGLDIGADGPEEISISIAAELIQTRRQKKTESKPLQEVG is encoded by the coding sequence ATGAATGAAATGCATGGATTTCTGCAGGCTATCAGGCAAAAGCCGGATGAAAAATTTGTTATGGCAACAGTTGTCCATGTAGAAGGTTCTGCTTACCGTAAGGAAGGCGCCAAAATGCTGATTCGCAGGAACGGGATGGAAACAGGCCTCGTCAGCGGAGGTTGTCTGGAGGAAGATCTGGCCCATCGTGCTGAAAGTGTGATGAAGCACGGAGATCCGGAGCTTCATATTTATGATATGCGAAGAGAAGATGATTCAGGATGGGGTAAAGGAGCAGGCTGTAACGGCTGTATCTATTTATTTCTGGAGCGCATCTGCTGGAATGAACAGCTTGATGTATGGAAACCGATTCTGGAAAAACTGGAGCAGGGAGAAAGTGTGGTGACTTTCAGGCGCGGCCCCCCTGGGAAAGCGGAATTGAACAGCAAAGAACAGGAACAAGTCGAGCTTCAGTGGAAGGAACGAAAAGCGGCTTCTTTACTAAACTGGGAGGAACCTTATCTGCTTATGGAAATTTATGAACCAAGGGAAAAGTTATTTGTATTTGGAGGCGGGCGGGATGCAGAGCCTGTCGTCCGCCAGGCTGCGGCACTTGATTTTGATGTCATCGTAGTTGATCCGAGGCCTTCGCGGTGTCATAACGCTCACTTTCCGGATGCCTCGGGTTTTGAATGCATGTCCCCCCGGCAGTTTTTTAAAGAGCAAACCATTACGGGAGAAAGCTACGTGCTTGTTATGACGCACAGCTTTGAAGATGACAGAACGATCATGGAGCATCTGCTGCACAGACAGGATCTTGCCTATCTCGGGATTTTAGGTCCGAAAAAGAGGACTGAACGCCTGGCGGGCAGCACGGATCTTCCTGACTGGCTTCATTCCCCAATAGGGCTTGATATTGGTGCAGATGGACCGGAAGAAATAAGCATCAGTATTGCAGCCGAATTAATTCAGACCCGTCGTCAAAAAAAGACGGAATCAAAACCACTTCAGGAAGTGGGGTAA
- a CDS encoding PucR family transcriptional regulator → MELHLLMQQSALVHSQIIAGRDGLMRRVSSVNTMDAPDILEYLEEGQLLLTTGYSLKDNLERLPDMIRRMHERGCAGLGIKSKKFLGGISEEAARAASDLSFPLFELPPDISLGRLVHDSLALVLKSREQELQESKYFHEKLSGLLHQEGGLTLVMREMERTLACRISLMNARKELLYTRSGENQEELTSLFIPDGERRFYTCENSRGGMWTLYPVEAGHRCNGMLVFDREMTESQPQALLVSHAANVISFELMKQQAVTQHDRMMKNAFFNDVLEGRFRTNAEISSRGSYYGVEEETMYLTAAAQLDTFSMEEGERMLYEKKAEVYDLLSELLPALLPSHILFMKGELFVILTGVHFMHEEVEEDFIKVLTDLQLACSERLNASLSFGIGNAAPQLTDLKRTWQESVEALHTGLQLYKTSFVQTSRTKGLKELISMTADQNRRSFVKYELYPLLHLANEKERSILIQTLTAFLEENCHISNTAERLDIHRNTVLFRIHKCEELLAKDIKDPYTSLSLRMALYIQKEWKDS, encoded by the coding sequence ATGGAATTACACCTGCTGATGCAGCAGTCCGCGCTCGTACATTCCCAGATCATAGCTGGCAGAGACGGATTAATGAGGAGAGTGTCTTCCGTTAATACGATGGATGCTCCCGATATTCTGGAATACCTGGAAGAAGGGCAGCTTTTATTGACTACCGGTTATTCGCTGAAAGACAATCTGGAGCGGCTTCCGGACATGATCCGGAGAATGCATGAGCGGGGATGCGCGGGGCTTGGAATAAAATCGAAAAAGTTTTTAGGAGGGATATCCGAAGAGGCGGCACGTGCTGCTTCAGATCTTTCCTTTCCCCTGTTCGAGCTTCCCCCGGATATTTCTCTCGGACGTCTGGTGCATGACTCGCTGGCCCTTGTATTGAAAAGCCGGGAACAGGAGCTGCAGGAATCAAAGTACTTCCACGAAAAATTGAGCGGTCTGCTGCACCAGGAAGGAGGGTTAACGCTTGTCATGCGCGAAATGGAAAGGACATTAGCATGCCGCATTTCTCTTATGAATGCGAGAAAGGAACTACTTTATACCAGGTCCGGGGAAAATCAGGAAGAGCTGACTTCTCTCTTTATTCCAGACGGAGAGCGAAGGTTTTATACCTGTGAAAACAGCCGGGGAGGAATGTGGACGCTGTATCCCGTTGAAGCTGGTCATCGATGCAATGGTATGCTTGTTTTTGACAGGGAAATGACCGAGTCGCAGCCGCAGGCCCTTCTTGTTTCCCACGCAGCGAATGTAATTTCTTTTGAATTAATGAAACAGCAGGCAGTTACGCAGCACGACCGGATGATGAAAAACGCCTTTTTTAACGATGTGCTGGAAGGGAGATTCCGCACAAATGCAGAAATCAGCTCCCGGGGAAGCTATTACGGAGTGGAAGAGGAAACGATGTATTTAACGGCGGCGGCTCAGCTGGATACTTTCTCGATGGAGGAGGGGGAACGGATGCTTTATGAAAAGAAGGCTGAAGTATATGATCTGCTGAGTGAACTTCTTCCCGCACTTCTCCCATCCCACATTCTTTTTATGAAAGGAGAGCTTTTCGTTATTCTTACAGGGGTCCATTTTATGCATGAAGAAGTTGAAGAGGACTTCATTAAAGTTCTCACGGACCTGCAGCTTGCCTGCAGTGAAAGGCTGAACGCAAGTCTTTCTTTTGGGATAGGAAACGCAGCACCTCAGCTGACAGACTTAAAACGGACCTGGCAGGAATCAGTTGAAGCACTTCATACTGGTCTTCAGCTCTATAAAACATCTTTTGTACAGACGAGCCGGACGAAGGGGCTGAAAGAGCTTATCAGTATGACGGCTGATCAGAACAGACGATCTTTTGTTAAGTATGAGCTTTATCCGCTGCTTCACCTTGCAAATGAAAAAGAACGGTCGATCCTTATCCAGACGCTTACTGCCTTTCTTGAAGAAAATTGTCATATCTCCAATACAGCTGAGAGGCTGGACATCCACCGCAATACAGTATTGTTCCGCATCCATAAATGTGAAGAGCTGCTGGCAAAGGATATTAAAGATCCCTATACCTCCCTCTCCCTGCGAATGGCCCTTTACATTCAGAAAGAGTGGAAAGATTCCTGA
- a CDS encoding 5'-deoxyadenosine deaminase, with product MKSLLIKNAELITMNKQEEVFTGDIYIKGDTIKDIGKNLHYPKADRIIDASGRVITPGFIQTHVHLCQTIFRGKGDDLELMDWLKKRIWPLEAAHDADSIYYSAMLGLGEMIRSGTTSIVDMETVHHTDSAFQAIEQSGIRALSGKVMMDKGEEVPAALQETTEASLQESNDLMEKWHGKDNGRIKYAYSPRFVISCTEELLREVASLSKISKAFVHTHASENRGEIAIVEAETGMRNVEYLNYLGLANERLILAHCVWLDEAEKEIIRRRRVNVTHCPGSNLKLASGVADIPSLLNAHVCVSLGADGAPCNNNLDMMNEMRLAALIHKPEHGPTAMDAKTVFRMATIAGAKAMGMEHEIGSLEVGKKADLVMLNLNDFHTYPSYDVDTISRIVYSATRADVETTIINGKIVMENHQLKTVDKDIVLREADGAVKRLISRIPDLAAKAGV from the coding sequence ATGAAATCCCTGCTCATTAAAAACGCTGAACTGATAACGATGAACAAACAGGAAGAGGTATTCACAGGAGATATTTATATTAAAGGGGATACGATTAAAGATATAGGTAAAAACCTTCACTACCCAAAAGCAGACCGGATAATCGATGCTTCGGGCAGAGTGATTACGCCGGGATTTATTCAAACACATGTCCACCTCTGCCAGACTATTTTCCGTGGAAAGGGAGACGATCTGGAACTGATGGACTGGCTGAAAAAACGTATCTGGCCTCTTGAAGCCGCCCACGACGCCGATTCGATTTATTACTCGGCAATGCTCGGATTAGGAGAAATGATCCGCAGTGGTACAACATCGATCGTAGATATGGAGACGGTCCATCATACCGATTCGGCATTTCAAGCCATTGAACAGTCAGGGATACGGGCGCTCTCCGGGAAAGTCATGATGGATAAAGGAGAGGAAGTGCCGGCAGCACTTCAGGAAACGACGGAAGCATCCCTTCAGGAAAGCAATGATCTTATGGAAAAGTGGCACGGTAAAGATAACGGACGTATTAAGTACGCGTACTCTCCGCGCTTTGTTATTTCCTGTACAGAGGAACTGCTTAGAGAGGTAGCCTCCTTATCGAAAATCAGCAAAGCCTTCGTACACACCCACGCCTCAGAAAACCGCGGGGAAATTGCCATTGTGGAAGCGGAGACGGGCATGCGGAATGTGGAGTACCTGAATTATCTGGGACTTGCTAACGAGAGGCTGATTTTAGCCCACTGCGTCTGGCTGGATGAAGCAGAAAAAGAAATTATCCGCAGACGACGGGTGAATGTCACCCACTGCCCTGGTTCCAATCTGAAGCTCGCATCAGGTGTCGCTGATATTCCTTCCCTGCTGAATGCGCATGTGTGCGTCAGCCTCGGGGCAGATGGAGCCCCGTGTAACAACAATCTGGATATGATGAACGAAATGCGCCTCGCTGCTTTAATTCATAAACCGGAGCATGGACCGACTGCTATGGATGCAAAAACGGTGTTCCGTATGGCAACTATTGCCGGAGCAAAAGCGATGGGGATGGAGCACGAAATCGGCAGTCTGGAAGTAGGGAAAAAAGCAGATCTGGTCATGCTTAATTTAAATGATTTTCATACCTACCCCTCCTACGATGTGGATACGATTTCCCGTATCGTTTATTCGGCAACAAGAGCTGATGTGGAGACAACGATTATTAATGGAAAGATTGTAATGGAAAACCATCAGCTGAAAACCGTTGATAAAGATATCGTACTGAGAGAAGCGGATGGAGCTGTGAAAAGACTGATCAGCCGCATTCCGGATCTTGCAGCAAAAGCAGGCGTTTAA
- the uraD gene encoding 2-oxo-4-hydroxy-4-carboxy-5-ureidoimidazoline decarboxylase — MYSIDQINNMQKAAFINEIGRVFEHSPWVAERSWKEHPFEDKQGMENVLLRVMWEAEEDLQLSLLRAHPDLGTKLEVTASSLAEQKQAGLNDLSEEEFSLLSFLNRKYTDQFGFPFIMAVKGKTKIEIISSMQRRIHQSAEKEKTTALKEVEKIALFRLNELAADNRIRLG; from the coding sequence ATGTATTCGATAGATCAAATCAATAATATGCAGAAAGCAGCGTTTATTAACGAAATCGGCCGTGTGTTTGAGCACTCCCCCTGGGTGGCGGAAAGAAGCTGGAAGGAGCACCCTTTTGAGGACAAGCAGGGCATGGAAAATGTTCTGCTCCGCGTCATGTGGGAAGCGGAAGAAGACCTGCAGCTTTCTCTTCTCCGCGCCCATCCTGATCTCGGAACAAAACTCGAAGTAACAGCATCCTCCCTTGCTGAGCAGAAACAGGCGGGATTAAACGACCTTTCAGAAGAAGAGTTTTCCCTGCTTTCTTTTTTGAATCGGAAGTATACGGATCAGTTCGGCTTTCCGTTTATCATGGCTGTCAAAGGAAAAACAAAAATAGAAATTATCAGCTCCATGCAGAGACGTATTCATCAATCCGCGGAGAAAGAAAAAACGACAGCTCTTAAAGAAGTAGAGAAAATAGCCTTATTCAGATTGAACGAGCTGGCAGCGGATAATAGGATAAGGCTCGGTTAA
- a CDS encoding Zn-dependent hydrolase, with the protein MKTEKTDLQEMIEWLASFTDPEEKNGVTRLVYTESWSRALKALQEWMRQLGFDVTTDSVGNLFGRIQGETDEVILTGSHLDSVRQGGKYDGSYGIISSILAVSELAALKGKPHKTMEVVIFCEEEGSRFPYTYLGSSYVTGEYIEADLQEIKDPAGTSLIEAKEKAGFLNPLVPGGRSDVQRFVELHIEQGCLLEKQAQDIGIAAAVTGQKRFTVHVTGKADHAGTTPMTMRRDAMEGASAMIQKTLDIVRRLGDPAVATVGQIEASPNSVNVIPGYVSFSIDIRHPEKKVLETVCETIEEAMRATARFYRLSISSECFMSVDPVAMDGGMISEIEHLCKDRGQNYRIMYSGAGHDAQVMGRSIPSALLFVPSKDGISHDPMEFTDPLHLESGLALLKDILYSWAYCPQKER; encoded by the coding sequence TTGAAAACCGAAAAGACGGACCTGCAGGAAATGATCGAGTGGCTCGCTTCTTTTACCGATCCTGAAGAAAAAAACGGAGTTACCCGCCTTGTATATACTGAATCATGGAGCAGAGCATTAAAAGCTCTGCAGGAATGGATGCGTCAGCTGGGTTTTGACGTTACCACTGACAGCGTCGGGAATCTTTTCGGACGCATACAGGGAGAAACAGATGAGGTCATTCTTACAGGCTCTCATCTCGACAGCGTCAGGCAGGGTGGGAAATACGACGGTTCCTATGGAATTATCAGTTCTATCCTCGCGGTCTCAGAACTTGCAGCGTTGAAAGGAAAACCTCATAAAACAATGGAAGTAGTCATTTTCTGCGAAGAAGAAGGCAGCCGCTTTCCTTACACGTATTTAGGCTCATCCTATGTGACCGGAGAATATATAGAAGCCGACCTCCAGGAAATAAAAGACCCTGCCGGAACCTCTCTTATAGAAGCTAAAGAAAAGGCAGGTTTTCTCAATCCTCTTGTTCCCGGGGGACGCAGCGACGTGCAGCGTTTTGTTGAACTGCACATCGAGCAGGGCTGTCTGCTGGAAAAGCAGGCGCAGGATATTGGAATTGCCGCGGCTGTGACAGGCCAGAAACGATTCACTGTTCATGTTACCGGAAAAGCAGACCATGCTGGCACCACCCCGATGACAATGCGTCGCGACGCCATGGAAGGCGCAAGCGCGATGATTCAGAAAACGCTCGATATAGTCAGAAGACTGGGGGATCCTGCTGTAGCAACAGTAGGTCAGATTGAAGCGAGTCCAAATTCCGTTAATGTTATCCCCGGCTATGTGTCCTTTTCCATCGACATTCGCCACCCGGAAAAGAAAGTACTTGAAACTGTCTGCGAAACTATAGAGGAAGCGATGAGGGCAACGGCCCGTTTTTATCGTCTGTCGATATCCAGTGAATGCTTTATGAGCGTGGATCCGGTCGCAATGGATGGCGGTATGATAAGCGAAATCGAACACCTCTGCAAAGACCGGGGCCAAAACTACCGGATCATGTACAGCGGAGCAGGCCACGATGCGCAGGTAATGGGGCGAAGCATTCCTTCCGCCCTTCTCTTTGTACCAAGCAAAGACGGGATAAGCCACGACCCCATGGAATTTACGGACCCGCTTCATCTGGAAAGCGGACTGGCGCTCCTGAAAGATATTTTATATTCGTGGGCCTACTGCCCTCAGAAGGAGAGGTAA
- the pucL gene encoding factor-independent urate hydroxylase, translating to MQTKAVTAERTMYYGKKDVFVYRTYASPLQVQPIPESSFTGRSNTIMAMDIQAALKGKAFLSSFKDGDNSLVIATDSMKNFILHQAGEFTGSTMDDLLQYTAVKFLETYDHIQGVEMSGTQLPFKESGEDGAAETVYREHACEKPYAAVEAVRREDGTIVLEEHVSGVTSLHLIKVKGSSFAGFIRDEYTTLPETTDRPLFIYLDIFWRYSNKNHMRENYAAAEQIQHIAESVFRELDSPSIQKLIFDIGCRILKRFPQLAEVSFESNNRTWETIREEIPGSKEGKVFTEPRPPYGFQGFTVFREDMEEEI from the coding sequence ATGCAGACAAAAGCAGTAACCGCTGAAAGGACGATGTATTACGGGAAAAAAGATGTATTCGTCTACCGTACGTATGCTTCCCCGCTTCAAGTCCAGCCTATTCCTGAATCCTCCTTTACGGGACGGAGCAATACAATTATGGCAATGGATATTCAGGCAGCTCTTAAAGGGAAAGCATTTCTTTCTTCTTTCAAGGACGGCGACAACTCCCTTGTCATTGCGACAGATTCCATGAAAAATTTCATACTGCATCAGGCCGGAGAATTTACCGGATCTACAATGGATGACTTGCTTCAATACACAGCAGTTAAATTTCTGGAAACATATGACCATATTCAAGGAGTGGAAATGTCGGGGACACAGCTGCCTTTTAAAGAATCAGGAGAAGACGGGGCAGCTGAAACAGTATACCGCGAACACGCCTGCGAGAAGCCTTACGCAGCGGTGGAGGCCGTCCGCAGAGAGGATGGCACAATTGTCCTGGAGGAGCACGTGAGCGGAGTAACTTCCCTGCATTTAATTAAAGTGAAAGGAAGTTCCTTTGCTGGATTTATCCGGGATGAATATACGACACTTCCAGAGACAACAGACCGGCCGCTGTTTATTTATCTGGATATATTCTGGCGCTACAGCAATAAGAATCATATGAGGGAAAACTACGCAGCGGCCGAACAGATCCAGCACATTGCAGAAAGCGTCTTCCGCGAACTGGACTCCCCGTCTATTCAAAAATTGATTTTTGACATCGGGTGCCGCATCCTGAAACGTTTTCCACAGCTGGCAGAAGTCTCATTCGAATCGAATAACCGGACGTGGGAGACGATCCGGGAGGAGATTCCGGGATCGAAGGAAGGGAAAGTATTCACTGAACCGCGTCCTCCTTATGGATTTCAAGGTTTTACAGTATTTCGGGAAGATATGGAGGAAGAAATATGA